The genomic stretch AAATATTGTTTTGCGAATGCTGTGTCATTAACTCGAACAGCAATTGACTCTGGATTTAGGGTTGTATGAGCGTGCAGGCGTCCTTGGCTCGCCAAGGATGGCAGTTTTGGGACATTTTTGTGAAGTCAGAAAAATTTGAGCGAACGGAGAGTAACAGATAAAGGGAGCATTTGAATAGCCGCAAACGTAGAGGCAACAGGATAAAGGTCCGAGAAGTATGATTGCGAGGATGACCGATGACGATTTTGAAACGCTTAGGGACGAGTGGTTGATCGAGAAGGTTTCCGAGGCCTTCGAGGGGGACCATGACGACGCGCTGAGCCGCCTTGAAGCCCTGGGCTTTAGGTGGGTTGACGACGAAACCGACCTCGAGGAACTCGAGGAAAAGTCAGCCAAGCCCGAGGGCGCTGACCAAGAACTTCTTGTCGGTTATCTTGAAGGTTCGGTGGAGCTCAGCGAAAGGGTGCTCCGCAGCTATCTTGCAGAAAAGGCATCCGATCATCCCAATTACCCGCTCATCAGAAAGCACTATAAGGGAGGCAATCAAAAGCTCAAAGACTTGCTGCTCTTCGGCTTGGAAAGAGACCGAACGGCTAGCGATCTTCTGAGCGATCTGGCCTTCTTCAACGAGTTCAGCGACGCCCGTTTCGAGCTGGTTCAGCATTATCTATGGGCGTGTGAAGGGGAGCAGAACCCGGACCACTTTGGGCAGTTGGTCTTGAACTTTCATTGCCACACGGTCACCACCGATTTCAATGCCTTGTATCAACTGAGCCACAAGTTCGCCGCCGGTTCCGAGAAGGGAAAGATTGTGCGGGAGGTTGTCGAGGCGCTGAGGTCGGAACCGTAAATGCGTCCTGCTTTGCCAGTCGGACTGGTAGCAGCGCGCTGTAAAATGCGCTGTAAAACGTGCCGTGAGAGGGTGAGCTACAGCCTGCGCAGGCGGTCGATTCTCTCCTCGAGCGGCGGGTGGGTGGCAAAGAGCCCCTGAGCGTTGAACTTCTTGACCGGGTTGGTGAAGAACATGTGCTGCACCGACTCAGAGACCTCGAGGGCTTGGCCCTTATAGTCCCTGAGCTTCTCGAGCGCGCTCGCCAGCCCCTCGGGGTTGCGGGTGATAAAGGCGCCGGTGGCGTCGGCCAGGTACTCGCGGCGGCGGCTCACCGCCATGCGCAAGAGCATGCCCAGGAGCGGCGCCAGGATGAGCGCCACCATGAGCAGCGCCAGGGCGACCGCCTGACCGCCGCCGCCCTTGCCCCTTCTGCCCCCTCCCCTGCCCCGCATGCCGCCGTAGCGCGCGGAGCGCCAGAGCAGGTCGCGAAGGAGCAGCAAAGCCCCGACCATCGCCACCAAGAGCGAGGTGAAGAGGATATCGTAGTTTTTGATGTGGGCCATCTCGTGGGCGACGACGCCCTCGAGCTCCTGCCGGTCCAAGAGCGTCATCAAGCCGGTGGTCACGGCGATGGCGCCGTTTTCAGGATTGCGCCCGGTGGCGAAGGCGTTGGGCGCGGGCGAGTCGATGACGTAGATCTTGGGCGTCGGCACGCCCGCGCCGATGGCGACGGCCTCGGTCACGTTGACCAAGTAGCGGTGCTCGCTCACGGTCGCCGGGCGCGCCCTCGAGGCCGCCAAGGCCATCTTGTCGCTGAACCAGTAGGCCGCTCCGCTCTGCGCCACCGCGATAAAGACGGCAATGCCCACATAGAACACCGCCGCCGCCGGGTCAAAGGCCTGCGCCGCTAAGTAGGCGACACCCGCCAGGACGACCGCGACGGCAACCATGAGCCCCCAGGAGGCGCGGATGTTGGCCGCCTTCCAGTCATAGAGGTTGATCTTCCGGCCCAGGCGGTCGGCGGACTCGCTGGGCAGGCCGTCGGGCGCTTGGGCCACGGGCTAAGAGCTGAAGGAGACGGTGGGAACCTCGCGCTCGGTCTCGGGGATCTCCAAGTAGACCTGCGTGTCCTTGCCCATCGGCCCGGCGAAGGCGACGCCGGGAAAGGTGGTGATGGCGTTGTTGTACATGAGGACCGAGTCGTTATAGAACTGCCGGGCGTAGGCTATTTTGTTCTCGATGCCGGAGAGCTCCTCTTGCAGGACCCGGAAGTTCTCGTTGGCTTTGAGTTCCGGGTAGTTCTCGGCGATGGCGAAGACGCTTCTGAGCGCGGCCGTCATCATGTTGGCGGCCTCGGCGGACTCCTTGACGCTGCCCGCGCGCATCATCTTCTCGCGCGACTCGGCGACTCGAGCGAAGACCTCTTTCTCGTGCGCGGCGTAGCCCTTTACGGTCTCGAGGAGGTTGGGCACCAGGTCGTTGCGCCTCTTGAGCTGCACGTCGATCTGGCTCCAGGCGTTGCGAAAGCGGTTTTCCAGGACCGTGATGCGGTTGTAGTAGTAGACTGCCGCCACGGCCAGGGCGAACAGCACCAGTAGGATCGTTAGAGACATCGCGTCCTCCCGCCCGTATCTTATACCAGCCTTGCAGCGGATGGCTCCAGCACTGCAGACGACTGAGCAAAGAGATAAAAGAGATAGAGGGGTGGGGGCTCGTTACCCACTCCTCTATCGTCTGATCCGGCGCTAGCGCTTCGGCCTTACTCCAGCTACTCGCAACCCTCCGGCGGGGTGAAGATGTGGACCTTGCTGATG from Deinococcota bacterium encodes the following:
- a CDS encoding M48 family metallopeptidase; the protein is MAQAPDGLPSESADRLGRKINLYDWKAANIRASWGLMVAVAVVLAGVAYLAAQAFDPAAAVFYVGIAVFIAVAQSGAAYWFSDKMALAASRARPATVSEHRYLVNVTEAVAIGAGVPTPKIYVIDSPAPNAFATGRNPENGAIAVTTGLMTLLDRQELEGVVAHEMAHIKNYDILFTSLLVAMVGALLLLRDLLWRSARYGGMRGRGGGRRGKGGGGQAVALALLMVALILAPLLGMLLRMAVSRRREYLADATGAFITRNPEGLASALEKLRDYKGQALEVSESVQHMFFTNPVKKFNAQGLFATHPPLEERIDRLRRL
- a CDS encoding LemA family protein — protein: MSLTILLVLFALAVAAVYYYNRITVLENRFRNAWSQIDVQLKRRNDLVPNLLETVKGYAAHEKEVFARVAESREKMMRAGSVKESAEAANMMTAALRSVFAIAENYPELKANENFRVLQEELSGIENKIAYARQFYNDSVLMYNNAITTFPGVAFAGPMGKDTQVYLEIPETEREVPTVSFSS